One genomic region from Streptomyces venezuelae encodes:
- a CDS encoding sigma-70 family RNA polymerase sigma factor: MDSTAIDRFDTSRFEASRNRLASLAYRLLGSATDAEDAVQDAFLHWQAADRQRIKVPEAWLTKVVTNLCLDRLRSAQARRERTAGAWMPEPLLDGDALLGPADTFEQRESVSLALLTLMERLSPLERAVYVLREAFSYGHAEIAEILDITESASQQHLHRARRRITAARRGESEVDPASARRIVEEFLAAAASGRTETLVALLTDDATAISDGAGGTAEKLLRFDTPQRIAAVVRAGFKPTPAKRRLAGGTPAIHYAVVNGAPAILFVLVDQVIGAVTFDIAGGRIATVRGIAAPARLVRLTEAWREHGPDTPLVAQW; encoded by the coding sequence ATGGACAGCACCGCCATTGATCGCTTCGACACCAGCCGGTTCGAGGCGAGCCGGAACCGGCTGGCCTCGTTGGCGTACCGGCTGCTGGGTTCCGCCACCGACGCCGAAGACGCGGTGCAGGACGCGTTCCTGCACTGGCAGGCCGCGGACCGGCAGCGGATCAAGGTGCCGGAGGCATGGCTGACGAAGGTCGTCACCAACCTGTGCCTGGACCGGCTCCGCTCGGCACAGGCCCGCCGCGAACGCACCGCCGGGGCCTGGATGCCCGAACCGCTCCTCGACGGCGATGCGTTGCTCGGCCCGGCCGACACGTTCGAGCAGCGCGAATCGGTCTCCCTGGCCTTGCTGACGCTCATGGAGCGCTTGTCCCCCCTCGAGCGGGCCGTCTACGTCCTGCGCGAAGCGTTCTCCTACGGTCACGCCGAGATCGCCGAGATCCTCGACATCACCGAATCCGCAAGCCAGCAGCATCTCCACCGGGCCCGGCGCCGCATCACCGCCGCGCGCCGCGGCGAAAGCGAGGTCGACCCGGCATCCGCCCGCAGGATCGTCGAGGAGTTCCTCGCCGCCGCCGCCTCGGGTCGTACCGAAACGCTGGTGGCGCTGCTCACCGACGACGCGACCGCGATCTCGGACGGCGCCGGTGGCACGGCCGAGAAGCTGCTGCGGTTCGACACTCCGCAGCGCATCGCCGCTGTCGTACGGGCCGGCTTCAAGCCCACACCGGCGAAGAGGCGACTGGCCGGCGGCACACCGGCGATCCACTACGCGGTCGTCAACGGCGCCCCCGCCATCCTGTTCGTCCTCGTCGACCAGGTCATCGGCGCCGTGACGTTCGACATCGCAGGCGGCAGGATCGCGACGGTGCGCGGCATCGCCGCCCCCGCCCGCCTCGTCCGCCTCACCGAGGCCTGGCGGGAGCACGGACCGGACACGCCGCTCGTCGCCCAGTGGTGA
- a CDS encoding NAD(P)/FAD-dependent oxidoreductase — MKHRIVVLGAGYAGAYAAGTLARRLSPADTEVTVVNAEPDFVQRLRLHQLAAGQEIEAPQLTDVFAGTGIRLRLARVTAVDPERQVVAVADADGGGELGYDTLVYALGSHGDDHGVPGVAEHAFDVAARPSALRLRERLDSLEKRGEGVNVLVVGDGLTGIETATEIAESRPGLSVALAARGELGAQLSAGARGHLRQACDRLGVTVLEHTSVEAVEATRVLCADGTALAADATVWTAGFAVSSIAAAGGLEVTENGRIVVDRTMRSVSHPNVYAVGDSGYVTGDNGRPLPMSCASAGYTGRQAVDAIVGRLTGGKIANTKLEYLGNHISIGRQDGILQMVDDGGQAKPKYVGGRKAARIKAGIVWMSLWATSNPTFGLPKRKHHLAAAPKASDTEKAVA, encoded by the coding sequence ATGAAGCACCGCATCGTCGTCCTCGGCGCCGGCTACGCAGGGGCCTACGCGGCCGGAACCCTGGCCCGTCGGCTGTCCCCGGCGGACACCGAGGTCACCGTGGTCAATGCCGAGCCGGACTTCGTCCAGCGGCTGCGGCTGCACCAGCTCGCGGCCGGCCAGGAGATCGAGGCTCCCCAGCTCACCGACGTCTTCGCCGGCACGGGGATACGGCTGCGCCTGGCCCGCGTCACGGCCGTCGATCCCGAGCGCCAGGTCGTCGCTGTGGCCGACGCCGACGGCGGCGGCGAACTCGGTTACGACACGCTTGTCTACGCGCTCGGCAGCCACGGTGACGACCACGGCGTCCCCGGCGTGGCCGAGCACGCCTTCGACGTCGCCGCCCGGCCCTCCGCGCTGCGCCTGCGCGAGCGCCTGGACAGCCTGGAGAAGCGGGGCGAAGGCGTGAATGTACTGGTCGTCGGCGACGGGCTGACCGGGATCGAGACCGCCACCGAGATCGCCGAATCCCGGCCCGGCCTGTCGGTGGCGCTGGCCGCCCGCGGAGAGCTGGGCGCCCAGCTCTCCGCCGGAGCCCGCGGCCACCTGCGCCAGGCCTGCGACCGGCTGGGCGTCACCGTCCTGGAGCACACCAGCGTCGAAGCCGTCGAAGCGACGCGGGTGCTGTGCGCCGACGGCACTGCTCTGGCGGCCGACGCGACCGTGTGGACGGCCGGATTCGCGGTCAGCTCCATCGCCGCAGCAGGCGGGCTCGAGGTCACCGAGAACGGGCGGATCGTGGTCGATCGCACCATGCGGTCGGTCTCGCACCCGAACGTCTACGCCGTCGGCGACAGCGGCTACGTCACCGGCGACAACGGTCGGCCGCTGCCGATGTCCTGCGCTTCGGCCGGCTACACCGGCCGGCAGGCGGTGGACGCGATCGTCGGACGTCTGACCGGCGGCAAGATCGCGAACACCAAGCTGGAGTACCTGGGCAACCACATCAGCATCGGGCGGCAGGACGGCATCCTGCAGATGGTCGACGACGGGGGGCAGGCGAAGCCGAAGTACGTGGGCGGCCGGAAGGCCGCCCGGATCAAGGCGGGCATCGTCTGGATGTCGTTGTGGGCCACCTCGAACCCGACCTTCGGCCTGCCCAAGCGCAAGCACCACCTGGCCGCCGCACCGAAGGCGTCCGACACCGAGAAGGCGGTCGCGTAG
- a CDS encoding amino acid permease, with amino-acid sequence MTVTTDPAPPTPPPPGGGDALAPFGYPQELRRRMGRYASFAAGFSFISVLTTVFQFFSLGYSFGGPLFFWTWPAVLVGQLLVAACFAELAARLPIAGAIYQWASRLGSPAFGWYAGWIMVTGRIVVVAAAALALQIVLPAVWPGFQIVGGDPSPTTTSGAVNAALLGLALLALTTLLNVLDNRALSAVNTIGVTAEIAGVALIVTLLATHAERDPGITLHTGGHGSLITALLVGSFTAAYVLIGFESASEMSEETVNPRRTAPRTTLTALTTSGVCGGLLLLGGLLAAPSLTDGRLATEGLGYVLTSTLGDGLGRVLLADVAVAICAATLAIQTSATRMLFSMARDGALPRSAALARVPRRTGMPGTAAVVVGVGAGLLLLLNLASPQAFLAIGTTCIAMVYLAYAMVTGPMLIRRLRGEWRPDDGGRDELGRPLFSLGRWGLPVNALAVAYGLFMTVNLAWPRAEVYDPEGGHWYFRWFTVLVLAATVASGATYRWYRGREGSEGRPDRTRHGGPAAPEPEAVRA; translated from the coding sequence ATGACCGTGACCACCGATCCCGCACCGCCGACACCCCCTCCACCCGGCGGCGGGGACGCTCTCGCCCCGTTCGGCTATCCCCAGGAGCTGCGGAGGCGGATGGGCAGATACGCCTCCTTCGCCGCCGGGTTCTCCTTCATCTCCGTGCTGACCACCGTCTTCCAGTTCTTCTCCCTCGGCTACTCCTTCGGAGGGCCGCTCTTCTTCTGGACCTGGCCCGCGGTCCTCGTCGGACAGCTCCTCGTCGCCGCCTGCTTCGCCGAGCTCGCCGCCCGGCTGCCCATCGCCGGGGCGATCTACCAGTGGGCGAGCCGGCTCGGCAGCCCCGCCTTCGGCTGGTACGCGGGCTGGATCATGGTCACCGGACGGATCGTGGTGGTGGCGGCCGCCGCGCTCGCCCTCCAGATCGTCCTGCCCGCCGTCTGGCCCGGCTTCCAGATCGTCGGCGGCGACCCGTCGCCCACGACGACCAGCGGAGCCGTCAACGCCGCCCTCCTCGGCCTGGCCCTGCTGGCGCTCACCACCCTGCTCAACGTCCTGGACAACCGGGCGCTGTCGGCCGTCAACACGATCGGCGTCACCGCCGAGATCGCCGGTGTCGCGCTGATCGTCACCCTCCTGGCCACCCACGCGGAGCGCGATCCCGGGATCACCCTGCACACGGGCGGTCACGGCAGCCTGATCACGGCGCTTCTGGTGGGCTCGTTCACCGCCGCGTACGTCCTGATCGGTTTCGAGAGCGCGAGCGAGATGAGCGAGGAGACCGTCAACCCCCGGCGCACCGCGCCGCGTACGACGCTCACCGCGCTCACCACCTCCGGCGTCTGCGGCGGGCTGCTGCTCCTCGGCGGACTGCTCGCCGCTCCCAGCCTCACCGACGGGCGCCTCGCGACGGAGGGCCTGGGGTACGTGCTCACCAGCACCCTCGGCGACGGCCTCGGCAGGGTCCTGCTCGCCGACGTGGCCGTGGCGATCTGCGCGGCCACCCTCGCGATCCAGACCTCCGCGACCCGCATGCTCTTCTCCATGGCCCGTGACGGCGCCCTCCCCCGGTCGGCGGCGTTGGCGCGGGTGCCCCGGAGGACCGGAATGCCCGGCACGGCGGCGGTGGTGGTCGGTGTCGGCGCGGGACTGCTGCTCCTGCTCAACCTCGCCTCCCCGCAGGCCTTCCTCGCCATCGGCACCACCTGCATCGCCATGGTCTACCTGGCCTACGCCATGGTCACCGGTCCGATGCTGATCCGGCGGCTACGGGGCGAGTGGCGGCCGGACGACGGTGGGCGCGACGAACTCGGGCGTCCGCTGTTCTCCCTCGGCCGCTGGGGACTTCCGGTCAACGCGCTCGCGGTCGCCTACGGCCTCTTCATGACGGTCAACCTCGCCTGGCCGCGTGCCGAGGTGTACGACCCCGAGGGCGGCCACTGGTACTTCCGGTGGTTCACCGTCCTGGTCCTCGCGGCCACGGTCGCGTCGGGTGCGACGTACCGCTGGTACCGCGGCCGGGAGGGCTCCGAGGGGCGGCCGGACAGAACGAGACACGGAGGCCCCGCGGCGCCGGAGCCGGAGGCCGTACGCGCCTGA
- a CDS encoding TetR/AcrR family transcriptional regulator has product MSTPNTPTSRRVGRPRAQERPAGGPEPRDEVIAVAAELFTTRGYTATSTRSIAERAGLRQASLYHYVDGKEAILAELLEGTVRPSLEVAARLVSRAEAPAEARLWALCHSDAALLCAGPYNLGALYLLPEVQTERFAVFHRLRAELKDSYASLLAATEPGAALGPEERALRADLLFGLTESVILIRRADPARDPAALAAATADAALRVAGVPQRSLTRLRREGRELLAAQV; this is encoded by the coding sequence GTGAGCACGCCGAACACGCCCACCAGCAGGAGAGTCGGCCGCCCGCGGGCCCAGGAGCGCCCGGCCGGCGGCCCGGAGCCGCGCGACGAAGTCATCGCCGTGGCAGCCGAGTTGTTCACCACCCGCGGCTACACCGCGACCTCCACCCGGTCCATCGCCGAGCGCGCCGGGCTGCGGCAGGCGTCCCTCTACCACTACGTCGACGGCAAGGAAGCGATCCTCGCGGAGCTGCTGGAAGGGACCGTGCGTCCCTCCCTGGAGGTGGCGGCCCGGCTTGTCTCCCGCGCGGAGGCGCCCGCGGAGGCGCGCCTGTGGGCGCTGTGCCACTCCGACGCGGCGCTGCTGTGCGCAGGTCCGTACAACCTCGGCGCGCTCTACCTGCTGCCCGAGGTGCAGACGGAGCGCTTCGCCGTCTTCCACCGGCTCAGGGCCGAACTCAAGGACTCCTACGCGTCGTTGCTCGCAGCCACGGAGCCCGGTGCGGCCCTCGGCCCCGAGGAGCGGGCGCTCCGCGCCGACCTTCTCTTCGGTCTCACCGAGAGTGTGATCCTCATCCGGCGCGCCGACCCCGCCCGCGATCCCGCGGCCCTCGCGGCGGCGACGGCCGACGCCGCGCTGCGGGTGGCCGGCGTGCCGCAGCGCTCCCTGACACGACTGCGCCGCGAGGGGCGGGAGCTCCTCGCGGCACAGGTCTGA
- a CDS encoding urea amidolyase associated protein UAAP1: MGTPSAPPSATASTHGARQHARAQDGTTADAMPVVPASDWPEPPEGVAAGDVVWAGTVAGGGYTHKVLARGTELRLTDLTGDACAHLLLHSADRPWERLNTADTVKVLWNAYLGKGHLLLSDQGRVLASVTEDTSGRHDALTGTSTLARNTARYGDGTPQSASPAGRELFKLAALKNGLAPRDLPPSVSFFQGVRIAEDGTTEFIGSADAGASVTLRAEQDVTVLLANVPHPLDPRPEYTCGNLRVLAYRSRPTAPGDALWDAAPEGRRAFLNTVDHLTARGLA, from the coding sequence ATGGGGACACCCTCAGCGCCACCGTCAGCGACCGCGTCGACGCACGGCGCACGCCAGCACGCCCGTGCCCAGGACGGCACGACGGCCGACGCCATGCCGGTCGTTCCCGCGAGCGACTGGCCGGAGCCTCCCGAGGGCGTGGCCGCCGGGGACGTCGTGTGGGCCGGGACCGTGGCGGGCGGCGGCTACACCCACAAGGTCCTCGCCCGTGGTACCGAGCTGCGACTGACCGACCTCACGGGTGACGCCTGCGCGCACCTGCTGCTCCACAGCGCCGACCGCCCCTGGGAGCGGCTGAACACGGCCGACACGGTGAAGGTGCTCTGGAACGCCTACCTCGGCAAGGGACACCTGCTCCTCTCCGACCAGGGCCGGGTGCTCGCCTCCGTGACCGAGGACACCTCCGGTCGGCACGACGCCCTGACCGGCACGTCCACCCTCGCGCGCAACACCGCCCGGTACGGCGACGGTACTCCGCAGTCCGCCTCGCCGGCGGGGCGCGAGCTGTTCAAGCTGGCCGCCCTCAAGAACGGCCTCGCGCCGCGCGACCTCCCGCCGTCCGTCTCCTTCTTCCAGGGTGTACGGATCGCCGAGGACGGCACCACCGAGTTCATCGGATCGGCAGACGCCGGCGCGTCCGTCACGCTGCGCGCCGAACAGGACGTCACCGTCCTCCTCGCCAACGTTCCGCACCCGCTGGACCCGCGTCCGGAGTACACGTGCGGAAACCTCCGGGTGCTGGCGTACCGGTCCCGTCCGACCGCTCCGGGCGACGCCCTGTGGGACGCCGCCCCCGAAGGCCGCCGGGCCTTCCTCAACACCGTCGACCACCTCACCGCCCGGGGGCTCGCATGA
- a CDS encoding urea amidolyase associated protein UAAP2, whose product MTVTALPGRVVSDETVPARAAWSGFVRRGQLLTVTDLYGNQAADFLVYDAHDTSVRYSAPDTVQAQGNVFLTTGSVLLSNEHTPLMTVVDDTCGRHDTLGGACSKESNTLRYGHHTWSQHACVENFLSEGARHGLGKRDLVSNINWFMNVPVEKDGTLGIVDGISAPGLKVVLRAETDVLALLSNCPQINNPCNGFDPTAVRMTITDAAGSEEDGTR is encoded by the coding sequence ATGACCGTCACCGCCCTTCCCGGCCGCGTCGTCTCCGACGAGACCGTCCCCGCCCGCGCCGCATGGTCCGGGTTCGTCCGCCGGGGACAACTGCTGACCGTCACCGACCTGTACGGCAACCAGGCCGCCGACTTCCTCGTCTACGACGCGCACGACACCTCCGTGCGCTACAGCGCCCCCGACACCGTCCAGGCCCAGGGCAACGTCTTCCTGACCACCGGCTCGGTCCTGCTCTCCAACGAGCACACCCCGCTGATGACCGTCGTCGACGACACCTGCGGACGGCACGACACCCTCGGCGGCGCCTGTTCCAAGGAGTCCAACACCCTCCGCTACGGCCATCACACCTGGTCGCAGCACGCCTGCGTGGAGAACTTCCTCTCCGAGGGCGCCCGACACGGCCTCGGCAAGCGCGACCTGGTCTCCAACATCAACTGGTTCATGAACGTGCCGGTCGAGAAGGACGGCACGCTCGGCATCGTCGACGGCATCTCGGCGCCCGGCCTGAAGGTCGTGCTCCGCGCCGAGACCGACGTCCTCGCGCTGCTCTCCAACTGCCCCCAGATCAACAACCCCTGCAACGGATTCGACCCGACGGCCGTCCGGATGACGATCACCGACGCGGCCGGAAGCGAAGAGGACGGCACCCGATGA
- the uca gene encoding urea carboxylase — MTFDTLLVANRGEIAARVIRTARTLGLRTVAVYSDADRGTEHVRLADEAVRLGPAPAKESYLDADLVLKAAKDTGAGAIHPGYGFLSEDADFARRCADAGIVFVGPTPEQLELFGAKHTARAAAEAAGVPLAPGTGLLPDVAAALAAADGIGYPVMLKATGGGGGIGMRACHGPAELADAWDRVQRVAAASFSSAGVFLERLVERARHVEVQVFGDGQGRVVTFGDRDCSLQRRNQKVLEEAPAPGLPEHVRRRLAEAARDLCASVDYRSAGTVEFVYDAAREEAYFLEVNTRLQVEHPVTEAIHGVDLVAWMLRLAQGDTAVVTEPPTPRGHAVEARLYAEDPSRDHRPSAGLLTRVAFPEDVRVDAWVETGTEVTTAYDPMLAKVVAHGADRAEALDRLDAALAATRVDGIETNLGLVRAALQEAGFRAAGHSTATLAGVTDPTPRVEVVAAGTLTTVQDWPGRTGYWQVGVPPGGPMDDLSFRLGNTALGNDEGAPGLECTLQGPSLRFTRRTTVCVTGAPARVTRDGTAVPQWEPVTVDAGQTLAVGAPAEHGLRTYVLFAGGLDVPEFLGSAATFTLGRFGGHGGRALRSGDVLHGGEVRTDTRVVSLDERPAFGSSWQVGAVEGPHAAPEFFTEDDIRDFYAADWKVHFNSARTGVRLVGPKPRWARTDGGEAGLHPSNIHDTPYSVGAVDYTGDMPVLLGPDGPSLGGFVCPATVVTGQRWKLGQLRPGDSVRFVPVTAGAAAALRRAPAAEPRADRPPLVDGGVLARLEETGDRPSVTYRRSGDDNLLVEYGPMQLDLALRMRVHALAEALAARGLPGVLDLTPGIRSLQIQTDPDVLPQRDLLDAVLRVEEELPPTDDLVVPSRIVHLPLSWDDPATREAIDRYVAGVRDDAPWCPSNIEFIRRVNGLGTADDVYRTVFDAEYLVLGLGDVYLGAPVATPLDPRHRLVTTKYNPARTWTAENSVGIGGAYLCVYGMEGPGGYQFVGRTTQVWSPWRQRGAFEPGKPWLMRFFDRIKWYPVGAEELLELRADIVSGRFVPRTEEGTFSLAAYQDFLRANAASIAAFRARQSAAFGAERDAWEAAGEFARAEAAAETVPPVTDIEVPEGGRLVEADFTACVWQVNVEVGDRVSAGQQLVALEAMKMESPVTAPAEGVVAEILIRPGSQVEAGTALVVLAPVETAEATV, encoded by the coding sequence ATGACGTTCGACACCCTGCTGGTCGCCAACCGCGGCGAGATCGCGGCCCGCGTCATCCGCACCGCCCGGACACTCGGGCTACGGACCGTCGCGGTGTACTCCGACGCCGACCGCGGCACCGAGCACGTCCGGCTGGCCGACGAAGCCGTCCGGCTCGGCCCAGCGCCCGCCAAGGAGTCCTACCTCGACGCCGACCTGGTCCTGAAGGCCGCCAAGGACACCGGCGCGGGGGCCATTCACCCCGGGTACGGCTTCCTCTCGGAGGATGCCGACTTCGCACGCCGCTGCGCCGACGCCGGCATCGTCTTCGTCGGCCCCACCCCCGAACAGCTGGAGCTCTTCGGGGCCAAACACACCGCCCGGGCCGCCGCCGAGGCGGCGGGCGTCCCGCTCGCCCCCGGCACCGGCCTCCTCCCGGACGTGGCCGCGGCCCTCGCCGCCGCCGACGGGATCGGGTACCCGGTGATGCTCAAGGCGACCGGGGGCGGGGGCGGCATCGGCATGCGGGCCTGCCACGGCCCCGCCGAACTCGCCGACGCCTGGGACAGGGTGCAGCGGGTGGCCGCGGCCTCCTTCTCCTCCGCCGGGGTCTTCCTGGAACGCCTGGTGGAACGCGCCCGCCACGTCGAGGTGCAGGTCTTCGGCGACGGGCAGGGCAGGGTCGTCACCTTCGGCGACCGGGACTGCTCGCTCCAGCGCCGCAACCAGAAAGTCCTGGAGGAGGCCCCGGCACCCGGCCTCCCCGAGCACGTCCGGCGCCGGCTCGCCGAGGCCGCCCGCGACCTGTGCGCGTCGGTGGACTACCGCTCCGCCGGCACGGTCGAGTTCGTGTACGACGCCGCCCGCGAGGAGGCGTACTTCCTGGAGGTCAACACCCGCCTCCAGGTCGAGCACCCGGTCACCGAGGCGATCCACGGCGTCGACCTCGTCGCCTGGATGCTGCGCCTCGCCCAGGGCGACACCGCCGTCGTCACCGAGCCCCCGACGCCCCGGGGACACGCCGTCGAGGCCCGCCTCTACGCGGAGGACCCCTCCCGCGACCACCGCCCCAGCGCCGGCCTGCTGACCCGGGTCGCGTTCCCGGAGGACGTCCGCGTGGACGCCTGGGTGGAGACCGGCACCGAGGTCACCACCGCCTACGACCCGATGCTCGCCAAGGTCGTCGCGCACGGGGCCGACCGGGCCGAGGCGCTCGACCGGCTGGACGCGGCGCTCGCCGCGACCCGCGTCGACGGCATAGAGACCAACCTCGGCCTGGTGCGCGCGGCCCTCCAGGAGGCCGGCTTCCGCGCCGCCGGCCACTCCACCGCGACACTCGCCGGAGTCACCGATCCGACCCCGCGCGTCGAGGTCGTCGCGGCGGGCACCCTGACCACCGTGCAGGACTGGCCGGGACGCACCGGCTACTGGCAGGTCGGCGTCCCCCCGGGCGGACCGATGGACGACCTCTCCTTCCGGCTGGGCAACACCGCCCTCGGCAACGACGAGGGCGCCCCCGGCCTGGAGTGCACCCTCCAGGGCCCCTCCCTGCGGTTCACCCGTCGCACGACGGTCTGTGTCACCGGCGCCCCGGCCCGCGTGACGAGAGACGGCACCGCCGTGCCGCAGTGGGAACCGGTGACCGTCGACGCCGGACAGACCCTCGCCGTCGGCGCGCCCGCCGAGCACGGCCTGCGCACCTACGTCCTGTTCGCGGGCGGCCTCGACGTGCCGGAGTTCCTGGGCAGCGCCGCCACCTTCACCCTCGGCCGGTTCGGCGGGCACGGCGGCCGCGCCCTGCGCTCCGGTGACGTCCTGCACGGCGGCGAGGTCCGTACGGACACCCGCGTCGTCTCCCTCGACGAACGTCCGGCCTTCGGCTCCTCGTGGCAGGTCGGCGCCGTGGAGGGTCCGCACGCGGCACCCGAGTTCTTCACCGAGGACGACATACGCGACTTCTACGCCGCGGACTGGAAGGTCCACTTCAACTCGGCCCGCACCGGGGTCCGCCTCGTGGGCCCCAAGCCGCGCTGGGCCCGGACCGACGGCGGCGAGGCAGGGCTGCACCCGTCCAACATCCACGACACGCCGTACTCCGTCGGCGCTGTCGACTACACCGGCGACATGCCGGTCCTCCTGGGTCCCGACGGGCCCTCGCTCGGCGGCTTCGTCTGCCCGGCGACCGTCGTCACCGGGCAGCGCTGGAAGCTGGGCCAGCTCCGGCCCGGCGACAGCGTCCGCTTCGTGCCGGTGACCGCCGGGGCGGCCGCCGCACTGCGCCGCGCACCGGCCGCCGAGCCGCGCGCCGACCGCCCGCCGCTCGTCGACGGGGGCGTCCTCGCCCGCCTGGAGGAGACCGGCGACCGGCCGTCGGTCACGTACCGGCGCAGCGGCGACGACAACCTCCTCGTCGAGTACGGGCCGATGCAGCTGGACCTGGCGCTCCGCATGCGCGTGCACGCGCTCGCGGAGGCGCTGGCCGCCCGCGGGCTCCCCGGCGTCCTCGACCTCACACCGGGCATCCGCTCGCTCCAGATCCAGACCGACCCGGACGTGCTGCCCCAGCGCGACCTGCTCGACGCCGTCCTGCGCGTGGAGGAGGAACTGCCGCCCACCGACGACCTGGTGGTGCCCAGCCGGATCGTGCACCTGCCGCTGTCCTGGGACGACCCGGCGACCCGCGAGGCCATCGACCGCTACGTCGCGGGCGTGCGCGACGACGCCCCCTGGTGCCCGTCGAACATCGAGTTCATCCGTCGGGTCAACGGCCTGGGCACGGCCGACGACGTGTACCGCACGGTCTTCGACGCCGAGTACCTTGTCCTCGGCCTCGGCGACGTCTACCTCGGCGCCCCCGTCGCCACTCCGCTGGACCCCCGGCACCGCCTCGTCACCACCAAGTACAACCCGGCCCGCACCTGGACGGCCGAGAACTCGGTCGGCATCGGCGGCGCCTACCTGTGCGTCTACGGCATGGAGGGCCCAGGCGGCTACCAGTTCGTCGGCCGCACGACCCAGGTGTGGTCGCCCTGGCGGCAGCGCGGCGCCTTCGAACCGGGGAAGCCCTGGCTCATGCGCTTCTTCGACCGGATCAAGTGGTACCCGGTCGGGGCCGAGGAGCTCCTGGAACTGCGCGCCGACATCGTCTCGGGCCGGTTCGTCCCGAGGACCGAGGAAGGCACGTTCTCACTCGCCGCGTATCAGGACTTCCTTCGGGCGAATGCCGCGTCGATCGCCGCCTTCCGGGCCCGGCAGAGCGCGGCCTTCGGGGCCGAGCGCGACGCCTGGGAGGCGGCCGGCGAGTTCGCCCGCGCCGAGGCGGCGGCCGAGACCGTCCCGCCGGTCACCGACATCGAGGTGCCCGAGGGCGGCCGACTCGTCGAGGCCGACTTCACCGCCTGCGTCTGGCAGGTCAACGTCGAGGTCGGCGACCGGGTCTCGGCGGGTCAGCAGCTGGTCGCCCTGGAGGCGATGAAGATGGAGTCACCCGTGACGGCCCCCGCCGAAGGCGTCGTCGCGGAGATCCTGATCAGGCCGGGAAGCCAGGTCGAGGCGGGAACCGCCCTCGTCGTCCTCGCTCCCGTCGAGACCGCGGAGGCGACCGTATGA